The Branchiibius hedensis DNA segment GCCACCGAATGGCCGGCGGCCGGCTCGCTACTCCGATGCTGTGTGTCCTGGACGAGGCCGCGAACGTGTGCCGCTGGCGGCGCCTGCCAGATCTCTACTCCCACTTCGGATCTCGCGGAATCATCATCATGACGATCCTTCAATCCTGGTCGCAGGGCGTTGAGGTGTGGGGTGCCTCCGGGATGCAGAAGCTCTGGTCCTCGGCCAACGTGAAGGTTTACGCGGCGGTGTCTCCGAAGAGGACTTCCTCGACAAACTGTCCAAGCTCATCGGGGACTACGACAAACTCACCAGCTCGATCAGCGCGGGCAAGGGCTACCGGTCGACCAGCCGCCAGCTCACCCGGGAGCGGATCTTGGACGTCGAGCAGCTCGCCGCGCTGCCCAAGGGCCGGGCCGTGGTGCTGTCCTCTGGTAACCGCGCCGCCATGATCCGCACCAAACCCTGGATGAACGGTCCGCACGCCCACGACGTGCGAGCCTCCATCACCCTCAACGACCCCAACGGCGCCGCGACGATCGCGGACGCCTTCACCCAGCTTCGCCAGGTCGACCAACAGGAAGGAAACACCGATGAGCACCACTGAGATGAGCGCGACTGACGAGTGGGAAGAAGCCGTCAACGGCCTAGCCCCGGCGGCGCCATCACCAGACGAGCCGCCGCCGCTGGTGTACGGATCGGTGGATGAGTTCGTGCGCGAATACCTGATCCAGACCTACCGGCGCGTCATCGCAGGCACCGGGCAAGGAGCGGTGTGGGCCGCGAACTGGTGGGACTACGACGAAGCCGTGATCCGGCTGACCGCCCTGTGGCGGTCCTGGGAACAACTCCGGCTCGACCCAGCCACCGGGATGAGCGTGTGGTGGAAAGACCACGCCGACCACCACATGGCCGTCCTGCTCGACTCTCGCGGCCCGTTCGCCAACTCCGACTCCAAGAACCGGACCGGCGAACCACTGCCGTACACCCCGCCCCCGCCGGGCATGTTCCCCGACGAGCGGCTCGCCGCACCCGGGGAACACGCCACCACTACCGACGCCGACCCGATCGCCGCCTAACCGAACAGGAGCACAACACCATGAGCGAGATCCACGACCAGCCAGACGGCATCGCAGACGAATTCGACTCCACCATACGAACCGGTGTCGCGGCCGCCGCCCAGGCCGCCGAGCAATGGGCCAGGCGCCGTCACGCCAAGATCAACGACCGCCAAAGCGCTGCCGCAGGCGACGACAGCGCCCCGAGCGGGCCACGCCTGGATGCCCAGCAGAGCGCCGCTCAGGCATCCCTAGAACCGCTGCGCCGCACCGACTGGTGGGACAACGCCACACCCGACCAAGTTGTCGAGGCCTACCGCACCACTACCGCCTGGCCCGATCAGCAATGGGCCACAGATAACGCCGCCTTGATCGCGGGTGAGGTCAAGGAACGGTGGAACGTCGAGATCACCCCCGATGACACCCCCGAGAGCCTGAAAGACAAACTCGACGACGCCACCAACACCAAAGCCGCCGACACCGAGCAGGGTCGAGCAGACGCCGACGTGGTGGAAGCCGAGCGGCTCATGGCCCGAGCCAACGGCCTCGACGATCTCGCGGACTCAGCCCACACCGAGCACCGCGACGCCGAGAACGACCCCGACATGGACACCCCCGGCACCAGCGAAGCGTCGACCGGCCCGGTCGACGACCTCAGCACCGACCAGGCCGACCCGGCGGCCGGACCGGCCCTCTACCGCTCAGAGGACGGCGACATACCCGTGATCCTGACGGGCAACTCGGTCGCAGACGACCAGCAGCGCTACTACGAAACCGAGCACGGGCAACTGGTCCCGGACAAGGACCTCGAAATCGACCTCAGCCCAGAAACACTCGGCTACCGAGCCGAATGGCACAGCGAGAACGGCCGCGTCGACGAAGCCGCATTCCGCAAAGCAGCCGCAACAGCGGCAGGAGCCGCGGACCGCAGCTACGACAGCGCCGACCGGCGGGAGAAGTTCGCGGACTCGATGCGCGCCGAAGGCGTGCCCGAAAAGAACGTGCAGACCCGGCTCCGCGCAGACGTGTCCTACGGCGCACCCGCGACAGCAGCAACCAGCCCGGAGAAGTCCTCGCCCTCAGCGACGACCACCGCAACGAAGGCGAAACGCAAGCAGCTCGGCCGTCGTCGCTGAACTCCGTGCAAACTGCCCGCCCAGAAGAAGGGGCGGGCAGTTTCGCGTGTTAGCGACCAGATGTGGTGATGAGGCGGGTAGACATGCCGTGACCGTTTCGGTCAGGGTGTGCGGCCTTCCGCATCCGGCGCGGTCACGTCGTCGCCGGGGAACGCGCCCCAGGTGCCGATCCGGCCGACCATCGCCGGGGATAGTCCACTCACCCGGGCCAGCGTCGCAGCCTTCACACCCTGCGACAGCAGAGCTTCGATCTGACGATCCCGCTCGAAACGGGCGCTCTTGATCGCCTCCTCTGCTCGCTCCAAGGCCTCCAACGCCTGGCGCAACGGTGCGAGGTTGTAGTCCGAGCCGTCCGGTCCGTCGTCGTGACGCAGGATTTCCACGACGGGATGCGATTTGATCCGGGTCAGAGCGGTCCCCGCGTCGGGTGCCGGGTACGCCTCCCCAAAGTGGAAGATGATCGCCTTGCCGACCTGCGGGGACCGGGACAATGAGAACCGGGTGTGCCGTGAGCCGGGGATGCTGCCGCGATACAAACCGCGCGGCTCGTCCCCATGCGGCTCCCAGGCCGGGTTCGGCTCGTAGGCCAGGGGGAACCGGTTGCCGTGGTCATCGATGATCGTCGCCGCCCACCACGGGTTCTCCTCATGCCGTGCGGGTAGCTCGTAGACGCTGCGGGCCAGGTCCTCACTCATGCGCCGATACCGCGCTGGATCTCAGCCCAATCGGCGTCCGTGATCGCGTCGGCCAAGTCGGTGACCCGACCGAAACCTTGCGCGTTCTCCACCCACTGCTGGGCCGTCAGGTAGGCCGACAACCAGCGGGCAGCGTAAGCGAGCCCGGTCCACGGCAACGCCTCGGCCGCGCCCTGCTCGAAGAGGAGCCGACGGGCCGACTCGTAGCGCTCAGACCCGGCCGTGTGCCGACCGGCGTAGGCGACGCACTCACCAGCGATGAGCGTCCGGTCCGCGCTCTGGTTTCCGGTCAGGAAGGCCCGTACCGCATCCAGTTGCCAAGTGCACGCGGCCAGACCTTCGCCGGTTCGCAGATTCGCACCGGCCAGGAACGAGAACGCCGGTCCAGTTCCCAGCTCGTGGATCAGGGACCGAGTCTCGTCCTTGATGCAGTCCAACGCCTCGGCGGTGCTGGCCCATTCGGTGGTATTCATCTTCGGCCTTCCTCGATGCGGTCAGTCCGCCTCTCCACCAATAACTATACACCAGTAGCGAAAAATTAACGATACTCCGGTTTATGTCTTGTCGGTTTGGTCAGCGACCGCGACCCCGGCGACGCGCCGCGTCTGCCTCGGTCGGCCGGGCCTGCGAGTTGCCGCCCGTAGGGGTCAACCGGCCCGGAATCGGGCTGGGGAACGACGCCTGAGCCGGTGTCAACGTCTCGCCGGTAACCGAGTGCGTCGTCGACTGGGGCACGGTCGACGACGCAACACCGGCCGGTGCGTACGCCCGGGCAACCTGCACCAGCTCCTCACGCATCAACTGGTCCAACGCCGCTTGTCTGCGGACCTGGCCAGAAGCGGCGCGCATGTCCCTGATCGCCGCGGCCGACCGGAACAGCTGCGCGATGACCGCGGCCTGCGCCGCGGCATTGTTCTTACCGCCCGCGGCCGCCAGCAACATCGCGGACGCAGCGAACGAGGTCTTGTGGACCGGCACACCCGTGACCGGCCGCTTCGTCTGCGCCGACTTCGACAGCTCATCCGCCGCCCGGGCCAACGGTCCCGGCGTCGCCTCGACCCTGGTCGACCACGCCGCGAACGCACCCGCTGCGTCCCGGGCCGCGATCGCCCACCGTGCCTGATCACCCGGTGGGGTCTGCGCCAGGATCTTCAACTGCGTGGCCATCTCGGCCTGGTATTTCTCCCACACCGCGGGCGGTGGTGTGCGCGTCTCCCGACCCGGTGCGACCGGCCGCTTCCCGCGCTTGGCGGCCGCCCACTCATCCGCTGCGGCCTGCGCGCCCTGCGGTGTGTCCTCCCACATCGACCGCAACCGCGGCAACGACAGATCCCGACCCAACCGGTTCCCGCCGTACCAAATCGGGCGCTCACCCGCGACCGGTCGCGCCGCCACCGAATACCCGGTAATCACGTCCGTTCCACCATCGGCGTACCGCGGCCGAACAAGCAAGTTCTGCTGCCGCATCCGGCGCACAAACTCCGCCTCATCCTTAGCCGCGGCCGCGCACCCCGCACCGCCCGGGCCAGCGCAACCCGGGGCTGGTCCGCGGTCAGCTCCGCGTTCATCCGGGCGCCACGCTCGGCCGCGGGAAGCTGCCGCCACACCGGGTGCTGGCGTCCCTGCCTGGCCTCCTGTTCGCGCCACGTGTCGTACTTCGCCCGTGCCTTCGAGCGGGCCTGAGCTTCGGCCTCGGCCGGGTGGTAACCGCGCGTCGCCAGGCCGCGCTCTGGTCCCTCGACTGGCATCAGGCCGTACTTCTTTTCCAGCTCCCGGCATGCGTCCTGAGCGGTCTTGTAGTCCCGCCACGGCGCGGCCTTCGTGCCATCCTCACGGACCAGGTTCACCACCACGTGAATGTGGTCGTTCCCGTTCGTCGACAGTCCGTGACGGACCGCTACCCACCGGCACGGGGCCTTGGTTCCCTCCTGATCGTCAAAGCCCATCCGACTCACAAAGTCGTTCGCGATCTCCTGCCACCGCTCATCGGACAACTCACCCTCATCAGCCCGAAGCGACAGCGAGCAATGCCACACATGACCGCCTTGAACGTCCACGCCGTACACCTTGTTCGGACGTTCCAAGTGACGTGCGATCGCCATCGCAGACGCTTTACCCAGCTGGTTGTCGTCATGCCACGCCAGCATCGCGCCGTCACCAGCAACCAAGTGCGGGTCGGTGTGCTCGTTGCGCTTACCCTCGCCCACCAAGTAGCACATCAAACCCGCGGCGCGGTCGCCACGAGTCACGTTCGGCATCACGGCACCATCACCGCACCAACTCATCCAAAACAGCATCAATCCGGTCCGCGACCCGGCGCACCGCAGCCATCGCCCCGGACAACTCCCGCTGCACCTCACCCGTCGCGTTCGTGGCCTTCGCCATCTGGTTCACGTTGTTCGCGATAGTCCCCAACAACCGGTGCACACCAAACAACTCCGCCGCAGCGTTCCGCCGCTCCGTGACCGTCTCACCACGCTCAGCAGCCAACGCCGACTCCACCAACAACCGCGGCACCGTCACACCCTGAGCAAGCGCACGCTGCAACAACAACGCCTCCTCCTCCGGTGTCACCTTCACCTGGTGCTGATGCTGACGCCCACCGGCCGCATTCGCCCGCCGACGACGCCCAAAACGGCGACCGCTCACCTGCTCACCATCCACGCCCGCCGCCTCCTTCCTTGCCCGTCCCTCGGCCCAGCGCAGCGACCCCGCCCCAGCGGGGACCGGCCACACCCCAGTGTGGCCCCAGTTCCGCCGCGCGTCCAGCCGCGGAACCCCATTTAGCCATGCTAAATGCCTAGCTTGCTCCGTCAGGCACAGCCTTTGGTCGTTGCGCACCGTAGGTGCGGGCTTGGGTGCGCCGATAACGTGCCGCGGACCGTTTCGGCGCGTACAGTATCGGCATGAGCGAATTCAACGCAGAAGCAGTCGAAAACGCCGCGCGGGTCATGAACGACAAGCGCCTGGAATCCGTGCGGAGCCTGGTCGACGCGCGGCAGCGCCTCACCGACGCGCAAACCGCCGACCAGGCCGCTTACGCGGCCGCAAGGAAGGCAGGATGGACCCCCGAACAGCTAGCCGAACTCGGGATCAGCGAGCCAACCAAACCCGCGCGAGCACGCTCCCGTAGGTCACGGCGTGGCACGGGCGAGGCACCTGCCGTAACGGCTGACAATTAAGGCATGACGGGCAACGTGGGGCGCTCCGCTCCCGGGCCGACGGATTCGCCTGTGACGCTTCACGTCCGTGCGTTATGTGATGCCGCGCGACAGGCAGATGACAGCTACGACGCGTCCACTAGCCGGTGGTGGCGGCGTCGAGCGGATCAGAGGAGGTTCGACGCCAGGGACAGGCGCGACGGTGCCGTCATCGGGTCGCGCCGGGCGCTAGTAGCCGAGTCGGTGGCACGCCTGAGTCCTCCCCCGGGGGCTCCAAGCTGGGGGCGCCCCAGCGCCGAGTTGGTCCGCGAAGATGTGCGCCGAGCGGTTGGGTTCAGTGTTCCGTTACCCGACGCGTGGTTGATGCGAGCCATCCACGGCGGCTACGAACTCGAAGCCGTCCAGGCCGACCTCGAAGTCGTCCGTGAAGCGTTCCAAGACGCCGGTGATCGCGCGGCTGAACTAATGCAGTCACACGACACCACCAGCAAGCCCAGCACGTCATGGGTGCGGACGGAGCCGACACCTACAGAGGCCGCCATCATCCGGTTCATCCAAAGTCCGCTCGGCCAACTGCGCCGACCCGTAACCGTGTGGCGCGGCGAGAGTCCCAGCACTCACCGCACCAGCTTCACGGCAGCCGCGCGCGAGGCTCAGCCCGGGCACGTACTGACACGTGTCCCAATACCGCTGTCCACATCACTGTCACCACGCGCAGCGGCTAATCCCGAGTTCTGCCCCTACGGGACCGGCAGCGCCTCTCTCGGCAGCGGGTGGCTGCTCAAGATCCGTGTCGAACGACTGCTGTACGTCGGCGACCGGGACGACGGCCTGGCCGACGAACAAGAAGCAGTCATCTACGCTCCACAACTCCTCGTCGACGACGTTTACGAAGCCGTCGTCACACCGGGCAAGCTGGCCACCCGGTACGTGCAAGTGATCGCCTGCCACCCGATCGTTCAGGCTCTAAAGGGCCCGACGGACCGATGAGGCCCCGACGCCCAGCGTGCGAGCAATCGCCGCATAGGTGAGACCCTCGGCACGCATCCTGCGCGCCTGGTCAACCCGGTCCGGGGTCATCACCGACGGTCGACCACCAACCCGGCCCTGCGCCCTGGCAGCCTCCAAACCCAGGCGCGTGTTCGACCGGATCGTGTCGACCCGTAACTGCGCGAACACCGCCACGATCCCGAACAGCGCCCGCCCCATCGGCGTGGTGGTGTCAATATCCGGCTCGGTCAACGACTTGATATTGACACCTCGATCGTGCAGCTCGTTGATGATCTGGATCGCCATCGTCGTAGTGCCGGCCAACCGGTCCAAGGCGCGCACGACCAACGTGTCGCCCTCCTGCAAGAACGTCAGACACTCGCGCCACTGTGGCCGGTCGACGGTGCGCGAGGACTCCCCGTGGTCGACGAATACGCGACGACACCCCGCCGCCCGCAGCATGGTCTCTTGGCTGCCCGGGTCTTGGTCCCTGGTTGAGACCCGGGCGTACCCGATCAAGTCACCGGCCACGGCCGCGCTCGTCGTTCCGGTAGCCGCCCTGCTGCCGCGGGCTGCTCGACGGCGACTCAGGCACGCTAGAACCCGGCGCCAGCGGGTACGACGCCCTCACCGCAGCCGACAGACCACTCGATGACCCTGCGGGCTGTGCGGTGCTGCGCGGGTGAGTGATCGCCGCAAGGACCGGAACCATCGGCGCCGGGTCAGGCTGATGGCGATCCTCACGCAGCGTCGTACGCTCCGAGATCTCGTTCCACCAGTCGGGAGTCACCTCATCGAAGTGCAGCTCCCACGGCGATTGCCGGGCAACGTCATCCAAGAACAGTTTGGTTGTGCGTCCGTTCCCCTCACGGAAAGCGTGGGTCGCGTTGACCCACGCGAACGTGACTGCGACATCGCGCGCGAACTCCTCCCGGCCCAACTCTGACCACTCGCGGCTACGCACGAATCCCTCGACCGCTTGCAGCACTGCCGGAATCTCATCGGGGTGGGCGAACCTGCTCTGCCCCTTGCCGATCGGAACGGTCCGGTACTCCCCCGCCCACTCATAGATCCGGTGGAACAGGTGTTTATGGATCGCCTTTGCTCGCGCCTCGCCCCACCCCAGATCTTGATGGGGTGTCGTTGCCCACTCGCGCGCAGCGCGCGCCGTGATGGCGTACTCAATGTCGCTGAGCCGGTCGGCGTCGCGCAGACCGAAGTTGTTACGGAGTGTGCCGTTGCCGGTCCAGTCAATCGTTTCTGGATAGAAGTACGACTCCCAGGAATCGAACTCGCTCACGCGACCGTCGACGCCGCGGCAGGATGGCGACGTTCAGCCGCTGCCAACGCGCGGCGGACAAATTCTTCTTCGTCGATGGCTCCCCGGGCCTCATCCGTCAGGTTCTCCACGTCCTCGCGGTTGGGGACCCACCCCTCATGCCAGGACGCGGCCAGCGCGTTCAGGACCGCTCGCCGCTGCCTCGCGTCGAGCTGCTCGAACAACTCGGGCCAACGCTGCTCAACGTCCAATGCCATGACCGCTCCTTGCTGGTGGAGATCTCCTTCGCCAAGTCTACGGCGGATCACGTCAAAAACGGTCCGATCTAGTTTCGGCGCAAATTGGTTTCGGCTCCGAGTTTCGGTGCAGCGTCACCCGCGGAATCTCGCGGGTGACGCTGCACCGGTTCGGGTGCGCCGAAAACGACCGAATCTGCGCCGTCGAGAGGTCCTGTCGACTTCCTACAGATCGACTCGCCGCGTAGCGCCCTTGTCGGACCACCAAGACAGAATCGAACGTGCCGACCACCAAGGAGATAGCCAATGTCCACTTCAGACCGTGCCGCCGAGCTGCTCGCCCGAGCCAAAGAAATCGGTGCCTACGCCGCCGAGCTCGAACTCGGGATCGCTAAGTCCGGCAGTAAGCCGGACGATCTGATCCACCATCTCGGGGACGACACCGGGCGTGTGATCACTGACGCATACCGTCTCGCGGGCGCGGGTCTGGCCGCCGAGGTCGTCGACGCCTACCTCGTCTCGTTCAACGCGGCCAGAGCGCGGGCAGGATGGGCACCGCTCAGCAGGGAGGACGCCATTCACAACCTACAGTGGGCCATCCTGCCCCAGGGGATCACAGCCGAGGAGCAGCAAGAGGTGCGCGCAGCCTTCAGTGCGAGAGGGTAGGTCGACCCGGCCGGTAACGACCGTTACCGGCGGCGGCGCACCCCTACCGCTGATCCCTCAAATACTCGCGAGCGAGCACCACAGACATAACCGCTGACACCACGGACAGCGCGGTCAGCGACCAGCCGACGGCCAGCGCCGACCCGTGACTCAGATGTGCGGCAGGAACGCCCCAGATCGCAACCAGAGCCAGGAGCACCGATACCCCGGCCGGGATGAACAACAGGGTCCGCGGCATCACTCTCGACCTCGAAGTTCTCTGCGGATCGTGATACCGAGATCAATCAGCGTGGCAATGGCCAGAGCAACGATGGCGATACCGGACACCACCATCCCCACAGTGCGCTGCAAACCGGCTCATCCCAATCGAGGGTGTAGTCGCGGTCTGGAAGTCGCCGGCTTTGAGTAGTGGCCTAGCGATAGTTGATGAGGTTTCGGAACCCACGCGCGGAAGTCACAGAGGTGTTCGAGTCATCCGTTGATCGCCTTGGCCGGGGCGTCGTAGGTGCCGGGCGGTCACGCTCTTAGCATGCTGACGCTCAGCTCGGGAGGCCCAGCTCACCATGAGTTTGTTACTTACCCTACCGGTAGGTAGAGTTGTCGATATGAGTACTAGTGCACCTGCCCACCGACCGTCGGCGCGAGGCGGCGTTCTCGCCAGCACTCTTGCGTGGGCCCGCACTGGCGCCTCTGTTTCCCTGGTGTCCGCAGCTCGCGCTGCAGGAATCACTAAGGCTGGCCTGATGTACCACTTCCCAACCAAGGAAGCACTGATGACCGCCGTCATCGATTACCTCCTCGACGGCTACGAGCGGGATCTGGCCGCCCGCCTGGCTACCACCAACCCAAACGTACCCACGATCAGCGAACGCCTCGCCGCCTACGTTGACTGGGCTTGCGACGGGCCGTTCGACTACGGCGACCTGGTCATGTTCACCGACCCCCGCCTGCGCGAGCCGCTCACCGAGCGATGGAACAGCCGCATGGGGGCCTGGGTCGACGTCCCCGAGACCCTTCCGGCCGACCAGCGGGCCCGCCTCCACGGCGTCCGACTCTTGGCCGACGGCATCTGGCTCAACACCGCCGGCAACGGCATCGCCCTATCCGACGAGGACACCGACGCCATTCGAGCACTCGCACACCACCTCATCCAGGAGAACTCATGACCAAGTGGCTACTGCTCGCGGGGGCCATCCTCAGCGAGGTCACCGGTTCGCTGTCGCTGAAGGGAGCACTCGATCGACCCGGACTGTACGTGCTCGTCGCGGCTGGCTACATCGCCTCGTTCATTCTCCTCGCTCTCGTTCTGCGTCAGGGCATGGCGCTGGGCGTCGCCTACGGCATTTGGGGCGCCCTCGGTGTCGCCACCACCGCCGTGATGTCGTCGCTGATCTTCGATGAAACCCTCACCGCACTCATGGGCGTCGGCATCGTCCTCATCATTGCCGGCGTCCTCACCGTCGAACTCGGCTCCCAGCACGCGGTCAAGAACCTCGAAGAAGCCACCTGATGGCTTACCTGTTCCTCCTCGGAGCCATCATTGCCGAGGTCAGCGCTACCCTCTCGCTGCGCATGGCAGCTACTGGCGTCCGCGCCTACTACGCCGCCGTCGCCGGCGGCTACCTCTTGGCCTTCGCGTTTCTCACCCTCGCCCTTAATGAGGGCCTGGGCCTCGGTGTCGCTTACGGCATCTGGGCAGCGTCCGGAGTTGCCCTAACGGCCGTCGCGTCCAAAGCCCTCTTCAAGGAGCCGCTCACCGCGCTCATGATGGGCGGCATCGC contains these protein-coding regions:
- a CDS encoding DMT family transporter, yielding MTKWLLLAGAILSEVTGSLSLKGALDRPGLYVLVAAGYIASFILLALVLRQGMALGVAYGIWGALGVATTAVMSSLIFDETLTALMGVGIVLIIAGVLTVELGSQHAVKNLEEAT
- a CDS encoding Fic/DOC family protein, with the protein product MSEFDSWESYFYPETIDWTGNGTLRNNFGLRDADRLSDIEYAITARAAREWATTPHQDLGWGEARAKAIHKHLFHRIYEWAGEYRTVPIGKGQSRFAHPDEIPAVLQAVEGFVRSREWSELGREEFARDVAVTFAWVNATHAFREGNGRTTKLFLDDVARQSPWELHFDEVTPDWWNEISERTTLREDRHQPDPAPMVPVLAAITHPRSTAQPAGSSSGLSAAVRASYPLAPGSSVPESPSSSPRQQGGYRNDERGRGR
- a CDS encoding relaxase/mobilization nuclease domain-containing protein, yielding MPNVTRGDRAAGLMCYLVGEGKRNEHTDPHLVAGDGAMLAWHDDNQLGKASAMAIARHLERPNKVYGVDVQGGHVWHCSLSLRADEGELSDERWQEIANDFVSRMGFDDQEGTKAPCRWVAVRHGLSTNGNDHIHVVVNLVREDGTKAAPWRDYKTAQDACRELEKKYGLMPVEGPERGLATRGYHPAEAEAQARSKARAKYDTWREQEARQGRQHPVWRQLPAAERGARMNAELTADQPRVALARAVRGARPRLRMRRSLCAGCGSRTCLFGRGTPMVERT
- a CDS encoding TetR/AcrR family transcriptional regulator, producing MYHFPTKEALMTAVIDYLLDGYERDLAARLATTNPNVPTISERLAAYVDWACDGPFDYGDLVMFTDPRLREPLTERWNSRMGAWVDVPETLPADQRARLHGVRLLADGIWLNTAGNGIALSDEDTDAIRALAHHLIQENS
- a CDS encoding recombinase family protein; this encodes MAGDLIGYARVSTRDQDPGSQETMLRAAGCRRVFVDHGESSRTVDRPQWRECLTFLQEGDTLVVRALDRLAGTTTMAIQIINELHDRGVNIKSLTEPDIDTTTPMGRALFGIVAVFAQLRVDTIRSNTRLGLEAARAQGRVGGRPSVMTPDRVDQARRMRAEGLTYAAIARTLGVGASSVRRAL
- a CDS encoding DUF4913 domain-containing protein, producing the protein MSTTEMSATDEWEEAVNGLAPAAPSPDEPPPLVYGSVDEFVREYLIQTYRRVIAGTGQGAVWAANWWDYDEAVIRLTALWRSWEQLRLDPATGMSVWWKDHADHHMAVLLDSRGPFANSDSKNRTGEPLPYTPPPPGMFPDERLAAPGEHATTTDADPIAA
- a CDS encoding antitoxin VbhA family protein — encoded protein: MALDVEQRWPELFEQLDARQRRAVLNALAASWHEGWVPNREDVENLTDEARGAIDEEEFVRRALAAAERRHPAAASTVA
- a CDS encoding TraM recognition domain-containing protein, with protein sequence MGCLRDAEALVLGQREGLRGGVSEEDFLDKLSKLIGDYDKLTSSISAGKGYRSTSRQLTRERILDVEQLAALPKGRAVVLSSGNRAAMIRTKPWMNGPHAHDVRASITLNDPNGAATIADAFTQLRQVDQQEGNTDEHH
- a CDS encoding DMT family transporter translates to MAYLFLLGAIIAEVSATLSLRMAATGVRAYYAAVAGGYLLAFAFLTLALNEGLGLGVAYGIWAASGVALTAVASKALFKEPLTALMMGGIALIIAGVLLVELGALH
- a CDS encoding MobC family plasmid mobilization relaxosome protein, yielding MSGRRFGRRRRANAAGGRQHQHQVKVTPEEEALLLQRALAQGVTVPRLLVESALAAERGETVTERRNAAAELFGVHRLLGTIANNVNQMAKATNATGEVQRELSGAMAAVRRVADRIDAVLDELVR